One window of Acidobacteriaceae bacterium genomic DNA carries:
- a CDS encoding bifunctional precorrin-2 dehydrogenase/sirohydrochlorin ferrochelatase: MSLFPMFLKLTGRPCVVVGAGAIAEGKIGALLDAEAKVTVIAPEALPRVREWTEGGDIAWVQREYREGDLAGAFLAVAATATSEVNRAVFAEATKRGVLVNAVDDPPFCDFYFPSIVKRGELQIAISTAGESPALAQRLRKEINAALPLDTGEWLMELGRLRREVTAVEPIGEPRKQLLHELAQREVCGFAECPARATARQHAREHGYAVIQPIHDDDETVVMNGAPKGEVIR, from the coding sequence ATGAGTTTGTTTCCGATGTTCCTGAAGCTGACGGGCCGGCCCTGTGTGGTGGTCGGGGCGGGCGCGATTGCGGAAGGGAAGATTGGGGCGCTGCTGGACGCTGAGGCGAAGGTGACGGTGATTGCGCCGGAGGCTCTGCCGCGGGTGCGCGAGTGGACTGAGGGTGGCGACATCGCGTGGGTTCAGCGTGAGTATCGCGAGGGTGATCTGGCGGGGGCGTTTCTTGCGGTTGCGGCAACGGCGACCTCGGAGGTGAACCGCGCGGTGTTTGCCGAGGCGACGAAGCGCGGCGTGCTGGTGAATGCGGTGGACGATCCGCCGTTCTGCGATTTCTATTTTCCGTCGATTGTGAAGCGCGGCGAGCTGCAGATTGCGATTTCGACGGCAGGAGAGAGCCCGGCACTCGCGCAGCGGCTGCGCAAGGAGATTAATGCGGCGCTGCCGCTGGACACGGGCGAGTGGTTGATGGAGCTGGGAAGGCTGCGGCGCGAGGTGACGGCGGTGGAACCGATCGGCGAGCCGCGGAAGCAGTTGCTGCATGAGCTGGCGCAGCGTGAGGTGTGCGGGTTTGCGGAATGTCCGGCAAGGGCGACGGCGAGGCAGCATGCAAGGGAGCATGGATACGCGGTAATCCAGCCCATTCATGACGACGATGAGACTGTCGTCATGAATGGGGCACCCAAAGGTGAGGTGATCCGATGA
- the cobA gene encoding uroporphyrinogen-III C-methyltransferase: MTRAEAGKVYLVGAGPGDPELLTVRAVRLLESADVVFHDDLVPDEVLALAHRHALITSVGKRCGRPRITQQGIHSLMIEAARAGQSVVRLKSGDPLVFGRAGEEIAALRAAGVGFEVVPGVTAAFAAGASLALPLTDRKYASKLIFCTGHHATGKDPAPIWSGPLPEDATLVIYMPGRDTARLARELAEAGVSADVPCAAVSQAATARQTHAVSRLEGLAEMECGPAPLLVLVGSAMEPLLDQPEKLVQVFEAARAAASDIA, from the coding sequence ATGACGCGAGCGGAAGCGGGGAAGGTTTATCTCGTGGGTGCGGGGCCGGGGGATCCGGAACTGCTGACGGTGCGCGCGGTGCGGCTGCTGGAGTCGGCGGATGTGGTGTTTCATGATGACCTGGTTCCGGATGAGGTGTTGGCGCTTGCGCACAGGCACGCGCTGATTACGAGTGTGGGCAAGCGTTGCGGACGGCCGCGGATTACACAGCAGGGAATTCATTCGCTGATGATCGAAGCGGCACGCGCGGGGCAAAGCGTGGTGCGGCTGAAGTCGGGCGACCCCCTGGTATTTGGGCGTGCGGGCGAGGAGATTGCGGCGCTGCGCGCGGCGGGTGTGGGGTTCGAGGTGGTGCCGGGAGTGACGGCGGCGTTTGCTGCGGGGGCATCGCTGGCGCTGCCTCTGACGGACAGGAAGTATGCGTCGAAACTGATTTTCTGCACGGGGCATCATGCGACGGGGAAGGATCCTGCGCCGATTTGGTCAGGTCCGCTGCCGGAGGATGCGACGCTGGTGATCTACATGCCGGGGCGCGATACGGCTCGGCTGGCGCGGGAGTTGGCGGAGGCGGGTGTGTCGGCGGATGTGCCGTGCGCGGCGGTGTCGCAGGCGGCGACTGCGCGGCAGACGCATGCGGTGTCGCGGCTGGAGGGGCTTGCGGAGATGGAGTGTGGGCCGGCTCCGCTGCTGGTGCTGGTGGGCAGCGCGATGGAGCCGTTGTTGGATCAGCCGGAGAAGCTGGTGCAGGTTTTCGAAGCGGCAAGAGCAGCCGCGTCCGACATCGCGTAA